A region from the Chitinophaga sp. Cy-1792 genome encodes:
- a CDS encoding AraC family transcriptional regulator, whose amino-acid sequence MMQPSGRPVIKEGLFCTFTGIMNTALHSPFEVNITDLAHWSDRPLVQHFFEIVQVMEGAGTRELNRNKIPYAQGHIFLYTPLDCRGFNSAEPTRICSIRFSEVFLGQHRTAAEKERIFQWLKQLEHIFYYHNRFEAIQITHKGDCGMIKSLIGNLLEEYSRQDAWYEENVQHLVTLILNIITRNITATAEQLLPQATATREPLISRMLQHIRQHIQEPEQLRIDHLAGVFNLSANYVSEYFRKFTGESVQQYITQYKLKMVAQRLTYSKLTLGQIADELGFTDESHLSRQFRKYQGVSPAAFRKATAKYPTAN is encoded by the coding sequence ATGATGCAGCCATCCGGCAGACCAGTGATAAAAGAAGGTTTGTTTTGTACATTTACAGGTATTATGAATACCGCCTTACATAGTCCGTTTGAAGTAAATATTACAGACCTGGCGCATTGGAGCGACCGGCCGCTGGTGCAGCATTTCTTTGAAATCGTGCAGGTAATGGAAGGTGCAGGCACCAGGGAACTCAACAGAAATAAGATCCCATATGCCCAGGGACATATCTTTTTATATACCCCACTCGATTGCCGTGGGTTCAACAGCGCTGAACCTACCAGGATATGTTCCATTCGTTTTTCGGAGGTATTTCTGGGTCAGCACCGTACCGCAGCAGAGAAGGAAAGGATTTTTCAGTGGCTGAAACAACTGGAGCATATCTTTTATTATCACAATCGCTTTGAAGCAATACAGATTACCCATAAAGGTGATTGCGGCATGATAAAATCCCTGATCGGGAACCTGCTGGAAGAATATAGCCGGCAGGATGCCTGGTATGAAGAGAATGTGCAGCACCTGGTTACATTGATCCTTAATATTATTACCCGGAATATTACCGCTACCGCAGAACAGCTGCTGCCGCAGGCTACGGCCACGCGGGAGCCACTAATCAGCAGGATGCTGCAACATATACGTCAGCATATACAGGAACCGGAGCAATTGCGTATTGATCATCTGGCGGGTGTATTTAACCTGTCGGCCAATTATGTGAGTGAATATTTCCGGAAGTTTACCGGCGAAAGCGTGCAACAATATATTACACAGTACAAGCTAAAGATGGTGGCCCAGCGCTTAACATACAGTAAACTTACGTTGGGACAGATAGCAGATGAATTAGGATTTACAGATGAGAGTCACCTTAGCCGGCAGTTCAGAAAATATCAGGGTGTGAGTCCTGCTGCTTTCAGAAAGGCCACTGCTAAGTATCCTACAGCTAACTAA
- a CDS encoding alkene reductase, with protein sequence MNNNERLLAPYTDNNLDLKNRIVMAPMSRRRTINNIPEPYVQDYYVQRSGAGLIIAENVAVAPEGVGYMQIPGFYNEEQYTAWAAVARAVHAGGGKIFLQLVHTGRIGHPENNPGKAAPVAPSPIAAKGELSIPAGFQVPYPEPVELTTAAVKVRVQQFVTAAKMAMAAGFDGVEIHGAHGFLLDQFLNPNSNTRSDEYGGDIVRRSGLLLEVVTEVAKAIGREHTGIRLSPFARLYDMNAYPEEEATHLRLADELNRLGILYVHFSDQPVNGERSIPEDFIRKFRVRFKHLMILAGGYTPATGNAALEKDLGDLIAFGRPFIANPDLPERIRLQLPLAVPDGDTFYHGGTKGLIDYPVFAPVALQV encoded by the coding sequence ATGAATAACAACGAAAGATTGCTGGCTCCTTATACGGACAATAACCTGGATTTGAAGAACAGAATAGTAATGGCGCCTATGAGCCGCAGGCGTACCATTAATAATATCCCTGAACCATATGTGCAGGATTACTATGTGCAACGCAGCGGGGCTGGGCTGATCATTGCTGAAAATGTGGCGGTAGCACCGGAAGGGGTAGGGTATATGCAGATCCCTGGATTTTATAACGAGGAACAATATACTGCCTGGGCTGCAGTGGCCCGCGCGGTGCATGCCGGCGGCGGCAAAATATTCCTGCAGCTGGTACATACCGGCAGGATAGGGCATCCGGAGAATAATCCGGGCAAGGCGGCTCCGGTAGCTCCATCACCGATAGCTGCCAAAGGCGAACTTTCTATCCCGGCAGGCTTCCAGGTACCTTACCCGGAACCAGTTGAACTAACTACCGCTGCGGTGAAAGTACGGGTACAGCAGTTTGTCACTGCCGCAAAAATGGCAATGGCTGCAGGTTTTGATGGGGTGGAAATCCACGGCGCCCATGGCTTCCTGCTAGACCAGTTCCTGAATCCCAATTCCAACACGCGTTCCGATGAGTACGGCGGAGATATTGTCAGGAGGTCGGGGTTGCTGCTGGAAGTAGTCACAGAGGTGGCAAAAGCCATCGGCAGGGAACATACAGGCATCCGGCTTTCCCCTTTTGCCCGACTTTATGATATGAACGCCTACCCGGAAGAAGAAGCAACACACCTGCGCCTGGCAGATGAACTGAACCGGCTGGGTATCTTATATGTACATTTCTCAGATCAGCCGGTAAACGGTGAGCGATCTATTCCCGAAGATTTTATCCGGAAATTCAGGGTACGTTTTAAACACCTGATGATCCTCGCCGGCGGCTATACCCCCGCTACGGGCAATGCTGCCCTGGAAAAGGACCTGGGAGACCTGATCGCTTTCGGGCGCCCGTTCATCGCCAACCCGGACCTGCCGGAACGTATCCGCCTCCAGCTGCCACTGGCAGTACCAGATGGTGATACCTTTTACCACGGTGGTACAAAGGGGTTAATTGACTATCCGGTATTTGCTCCTGTTGCTTTGCAGGTTTGA